In the Myxococcota bacterium genome, one interval contains:
- the nusA gene encoding transcription termination factor NusA: MDVDLNRIIDQVVKDKNIKREVVIDTLEKAMLTAARRKYGPEREIEAQFNNETGEVELFEFKTVVAGAPANDAQISLDDAHRHDPDAEADDQIGIKLDTAEFGRIAAQTAKQVIIQEVRGAERQNIYDEYKDRKGEIVHGIVRRIEKGNLIVDLGRAEAILPRKEQVPREMFRVNERVRAYVQDVLKESKGPQIILSRAATEFLMKLFEQEVPEIYEGIVRIEAAAREPGARSKIAVVSRDSDVDPVGACVGMRGSRVQAVVQELRGEKIDIVPWSSDPVKYVVAGLAPAQVVRIMVDDEKRSMDVIVPDDQLSLAIGKKGQNVRLAVQLTRWKIDIKSETYMRAVQSELAQALSAVEGAGEYEAKILLDHGVASLEELADAELDLLTAIPGVSESGAQAVKAKARELAVEKAKRAREAAAAAPQGGT; encoded by the coding sequence GTGGACGTGGACCTGAACCGCATCATCGACCAGGTGGTGAAGGACAAGAACATCAAGCGCGAGGTGGTCATCGACACCCTCGAGAAGGCGATGCTCACCGCCGCGCGGCGCAAGTACGGGCCCGAGCGCGAGATCGAAGCGCAGTTCAACAACGAGACCGGTGAGGTCGAGCTGTTCGAGTTCAAGACCGTGGTCGCCGGTGCGCCCGCGAACGACGCACAGATCTCGCTGGACGACGCGCACCGCCACGATCCCGACGCCGAGGCCGACGACCAGATCGGCATCAAGCTCGACACCGCCGAGTTCGGGCGCATCGCCGCGCAGACCGCCAAGCAAGTCATCATCCAGGAGGTCCGCGGCGCCGAGCGGCAGAACATCTACGACGAGTACAAGGACCGGAAGGGCGAGATCGTCCACGGCATCGTGCGCCGGATCGAGAAGGGCAACCTGATCGTCGACCTGGGACGCGCCGAGGCGATCCTGCCGCGCAAGGAGCAGGTGCCGCGCGAGATGTTCCGCGTGAACGAGCGCGTGCGCGCCTACGTGCAGGACGTGCTGAAGGAATCGAAGGGCCCGCAGATCATCCTGTCGCGCGCGGCCACCGAGTTCCTGATGAAGCTGTTCGAGCAGGAGGTGCCCGAGATCTACGAGGGCATCGTGCGCATCGAGGCCGCGGCTCGCGAGCCGGGCGCGCGCTCGAAGATCGCGGTGGTGTCTCGTGACTCCGACGTCGACCCGGTCGGCGCCTGCGTCGGCATGCGCGGCTCGCGCGTGCAGGCCGTGGTGCAGGAGCTGCGCGGCGAGAAGATCGACATCGTGCCCTGGAGCAGCGACCCGGTGAAGTACGTGGTGGCCGGGCTCGCGCCGGCCCAGGTCGTGCGCATCATGGTCGACGACGAGAAGCGCTCGATGGACGTGATCGTCCCGGACGACCAGCTGTCACTCGCGATCGGCAAGAAGGGTCAGAACGTCCGGCTCGCGGTGCAGCTCACGCGCTGGAAGATCGACATCAAGAGCGAGACCTACATGCGCGCGGTGCAGAGCGAGCTGGCGCAGGCGCTCTCGGCCGTCGAGGGCGCGGGTGAGTACGAGGCGAAGATCCTGCTCGACCACGGGGTGGCGAGCCTCGAGGAGCTCGCAGACGCGGAGCTGGACCTGCTCACCGCGATCCCGGGCGTCTCCGAGTCGGGCGCGCAGGCCGTCAAGGCCAAGGCGCGCGAGCTCGCGGTCGAGAAGGCGAAGCGCGCACGCGAGGCGGCGGCCGCTGCCCCGCAGGGCGGAACTTAA
- the rimP gene encoding ribosome maturation factor RimP → MLEANTAMYRDIPEKLLQVVEPVVRAHGLELVDAALGRGPTRSLVRVIVDTPQGDGRVLVDECAAVSRELGHGLDVSDLIDGAYTLEVSSPGVDRALAREIDFERAVGRRVAVEARAPIDGRRRFKGELVAFDGLTATVRCDGQDLAVPFSAIERAKAFHPFDTPQKRKR, encoded by the coding sequence ATGCTCGAAGCGAACACCGCGATGTACAGAGATATTCCCGAGAAGCTGCTCCAGGTGGTCGAGCCGGTCGTGCGCGCGCACGGGCTCGAGCTCGTGGACGCGGCGCTCGGCCGCGGTCCCACGCGTTCGCTGGTGCGCGTGATCGTCGACACCCCGCAGGGCGACGGCCGGGTCCTGGTCGACGAGTGCGCGGCGGTCTCGCGTGAGCTCGGGCACGGGCTCGATGTCTCGGACCTGATCGACGGCGCGTATACGCTCGAGGTCAGCTCGCCGGGCGTCGACCGTGCGCTGGCGCGCGAGATCGACTTCGAACGCGCGGTCGGGCGGCGTGTGGCGGTCGAGGCGCGCGCGCCGATCGACGGCCGGCGCCGCTTCAAGGGCGAGCTCGTGGCCTTCGACGGACTGACCGCCACCGTGCGCTGCGATGGCCAGGACCTCGCCGTCCCGTTCTCCGCGATCGAGCGCGCCAAGGCCTTCCATCCGTTCGACACCCCGCAGAAGCGCAAGAGGTGA
- a CDS encoding dihydroorotate dehydrogenase, giving the protein MSAVDLSTRLAGVALRNPVLLASGTCGYGAELAPFVDLEALGGIVAKSLTLEPRAGNHPPRISEAPAGMLNAISLENVGVEAFVREKLPALAPGVTVIASVFETEIERYAEVCKRLDGVGRVAALELNASCPHVKSGGIEFGQDPKVLASLVRACRAATTRPMFVKLSPNVTSIAEMARVCEGEGADAVALVNAVQGMLVDVHRRRPVLRNGLGGFSGPAIFPIALRMVYQASRAVRIPICGIGGIASGDDAVAMLLCGASAVQVGTVSYTNPRAGLEVRDGIEAYCRVQGVHAVRELIGALRAWDPPELA; this is encoded by the coding sequence ATGAGCGCGGTCGATCTCAGCACCCGCCTGGCCGGCGTCGCGCTGCGCAACCCGGTGCTCCTGGCCAGCGGCACCTGTGGCTACGGCGCCGAGCTCGCGCCCTTCGTCGACCTGGAGGCGCTGGGCGGCATCGTGGCCAAGTCACTCACGCTGGAGCCGCGCGCCGGCAACCACCCCCCGCGCATCAGCGAGGCGCCCGCCGGCATGCTGAACGCGATCAGCCTCGAGAACGTGGGGGTCGAGGCGTTCGTGCGCGAGAAGTTGCCCGCGCTCGCGCCCGGAGTCACCGTGATCGCGAGCGTGTTCGAGACCGAGATCGAGCGCTACGCCGAGGTCTGCAAGCGGCTCGACGGCGTGGGCCGCGTGGCCGCCCTCGAGCTCAACGCGAGCTGCCCGCACGTGAAGAGCGGCGGCATCGAGTTCGGCCAGGACCCGAAGGTGCTCGCGTCGCTCGTGCGCGCCTGCCGCGCGGCCACGACCCGGCCGATGTTCGTGAAGCTCTCCCCGAACGTGACCTCGATCGCCGAGATGGCGCGCGTGTGCGAAGGCGAGGGCGCCGACGCGGTGGCGCTGGTCAACGCGGTGCAGGGCATGCTGGTCGACGTGCACCGCCGCCGGCCCGTGCTGCGCAATGGTCTGGGCGGCTTCTCGGGCCCGGCGATCTTCCCGATCGCGCTGCGCATGGTCTACCAGGCCTCGCGCGCGGTGCGGATCCCCATCTGCGGGATCGGCGGGATCGCGAGCGGCGATGACGCGGTCGCCATGCTGCTGTGCGGCGCCAGCGCCGTCCAGGTCGGCACCGTGAGTTACACCAACCCGCGCGCGGGGCTCGAAGTGCGCGACGGAATCGAAGCCTACTGCCGGGTGCAAGGCGTGCACGCGGTCCGCGAGCTGATCGGCGCGCTGCGGGCCTGGGACCCCCCGGAGCTGGCCTAG
- a CDS encoding dihydroorotate dehydrogenase electron transfer subunit — MIQTRARVAGADATSIRLEVPGWPGHRPGQFAMLGLDPDRTHRDPLLPRPMAVYRVVGGLLEFRFKVVGRGTRLLAQAPRGAELSLLGPLGNGFPAPRPGDWLVGGGTGIASLYELARDAPKGVRVRLGGRTRADILGLDDFAALGGDLAVATDDGSQGARGVVTELVTPAAGETVFACGPEGMMRRAHALARAAGATCLVSLENNMACGFGVCLGCAVRTTAGFRYVCTHGPVFPSESLGWGAA, encoded by the coding sequence TTGATCCAGACGCGCGCCCGCGTGGCCGGCGCCGATGCCACGTCGATCCGGCTCGAGGTCCCGGGCTGGCCGGGTCACCGGCCCGGTCAGTTCGCGATGCTGGGTCTCGACCCCGACCGCACGCACCGCGACCCGCTCCTGCCGCGGCCCATGGCCGTGTACCGCGTGGTCGGCGGCCTGCTCGAGTTCCGCTTCAAGGTGGTCGGGCGCGGCACGCGGCTGCTCGCGCAGGCGCCGCGCGGCGCCGAGCTGTCACTGCTCGGGCCGCTGGGCAACGGCTTTCCCGCGCCGCGCCCGGGTGACTGGCTGGTCGGCGGCGGCACCGGCATCGCCTCGCTCTACGAGCTGGCGCGCGACGCCCCGAAGGGCGTGCGCGTGCGGCTGGGCGGGCGCACACGCGCAGACATCCTCGGGCTCGACGACTTCGCGGCGCTGGGCGGCGACCTGGCCGTCGCCACCGACGACGGCTCGCAGGGCGCGCGCGGCGTCGTGACCGAGCTCGTGACTCCCGCGGCCGGCGAGACCGTGTTCGCCTGCGGCCCCGAGGGCATGATGCGCCGCGCGCACGCGCTCGCGCGCGCGGCGGGCGCGACGTGCCTGGTCTCGCTCGAGAACAACATGGCCTGCGGCTTCGGCGTGTGTCTGGGCTGCGCCGTGCGCACCACCGCGGGCTTCCGCTACGTGTGCACGCACGGGCCGGTGTTCCCGTCGGAGTCACTCGGCTGGGGGGCGGCATGA
- the rimI gene encoding ribosomal protein S18-alanine N-acetyltransferase, translating into MASSAVRSAALGDAARIAALASATLPEAWTAASFRAALERPGVLGTLAERGESLLGFALAARVGEEAELLSVAVAPAERGAGLGRALLESLLAGLRARGARRVHLEVRRSNAAALALYESLGFRTARRRARYYRDGEDALELGVAL; encoded by the coding sequence GTGGCTAGCAGCGCGGTTCGCAGCGCGGCGCTCGGCGACGCCGCGCGGATCGCCGCGCTGGCCTCGGCCACGTTGCCCGAGGCTTGGACCGCGGCCTCGTTCCGCGCCGCGCTCGAGCGGCCGGGCGTGCTCGGCACGCTGGCGGAGCGCGGCGAGTCACTCCTGGGGTTCGCGCTCGCCGCGCGTGTGGGCGAGGAGGCGGAGCTGCTCTCGGTCGCGGTCGCGCCGGCCGAGCGCGGGGCCGGGCTCGGGCGCGCGCTGCTCGAGAGCCTGCTGGCGGGGCTGCGCGCACGCGGTGCGCGGCGCGTGCACCTCGAGGTGCGCAGATCGAACGCGGCCGCGCTGGCGCTCTACGAGTCACTGGGCTTCCGCACCGCGCGCCGCCGGGCGCGCTACTACCGCGATGGCGAGGACGCGCTCGAGCTCGGGGTCGCGCTTTGA
- a CDS encoding sigma-54 dependent transcriptional regulator — protein MATILIVDDEESVRRSIADVLADEGHRPVLAAGADEADREINASPPDLVLLDVAMPGRDGLELLESLRATHPLLPVVMMSGHGTIETAVRATKLGAYDFLEKPLSYDKLLLRIDHGLERARLAQENRELREALLGESEIIGEAPVMVKLKEQIEIAAPTDGWVLITGENGTGKELVARWVHLRSKRSSEPFVAVNCAAIPEELIESELFGHEKGAFTGAIQKKRGRFEMANGGTIFLDEIGDMSLMTQAKILRILQEHRFERVGGTETIAVDVRVIAATNKDLQAEMSQGRFREDLFYRLNVIPFHVPALRERREDIPKLVERYLAVYAADSGRPPKKIAPKALAKLSEYAWPGNVRELQNLIERLVLMTPGDTIEVADLPPQITSLDRDRLLRAGSGEDTLAAARAAFEREWLLEKLGNFGWNISRTAEAVGLARESLSRKLKSLKIDVDTERERG, from the coding sequence GTGGCCACGATCCTGATCGTCGACGACGAGGAGAGCGTGCGCCGTTCCATCGCCGACGTGCTCGCCGACGAGGGTCACCGCCCGGTGCTCGCGGCCGGAGCCGACGAGGCCGACCGCGAGATCAACGCCTCGCCGCCGGACCTGGTGCTGCTCGACGTGGCCATGCCCGGCCGCGACGGCCTGGAGCTGCTCGAGTCACTGCGCGCGACTCACCCGCTCTTGCCGGTGGTGATGATGTCGGGCCACGGCACGATCGAGACCGCCGTGCGCGCGACCAAGCTCGGCGCATACGACTTCCTGGAGAAGCCGCTCAGCTACGACAAGCTCTTGCTGCGCATCGACCACGGCCTCGAGCGCGCGCGCCTGGCTCAGGAGAACCGCGAGCTGCGCGAGGCGCTGCTGGGCGAGAGCGAGATCATCGGCGAGGCGCCGGTGATGGTGAAGCTGAAGGAGCAGATCGAGATCGCCGCGCCCACCGACGGCTGGGTGCTGATCACGGGCGAGAACGGCACGGGCAAGGAGCTGGTGGCGCGCTGGGTCCACCTGCGCTCCAAGCGCTCGTCGGAGCCGTTCGTCGCGGTGAACTGCGCGGCCATCCCCGAGGAGCTGATCGAGAGCGAGCTCTTCGGCCACGAGAAGGGCGCGTTCACCGGGGCCATCCAGAAGAAGCGCGGCCGCTTCGAGATGGCCAACGGCGGCACCATCTTCCTGGACGAGATCGGCGACATGAGTCTCATGACTCAGGCCAAGATCCTGCGCATCCTGCAGGAGCACCGCTTCGAGCGCGTGGGCGGGACCGAGACGATCGCGGTCGACGTGCGCGTGATCGCGGCCACCAACAAGGACCTGCAAGCCGAGATGTCGCAGGGGCGGTTCCGCGAAGACCTCTTCTATCGCTTGAACGTGATTCCCTTCCACGTGCCGGCGCTGCGCGAGCGGCGCGAGGACATCCCGAAGCTGGTCGAGCGCTATCTCGCGGTCTACGCCGCCGACAGCGGCCGGCCGCCCAAGAAGATCGCGCCCAAGGCGCTGGCGAAGCTCTCGGAGTACGCCTGGCCCGGCAACGTGCGCGAGCTGCAGAACCTGATCGAGAGACTGGTGCTGATGACTCCCGGCGACACGATCGAGGTCGCCGACCTGCCGCCGCAGATCACCAGCCTCGACCGCGACCGGCTGCTGCGCGCGGGCAGCGGCGAGGACACCCTGGCCGCGGCGCGCGCCGCGTTCGAGCGCGAGTGGCTGCTGGAGAAGCTCGGGAACTTCGGCTGGAACATCTCGCGCACCGCGGAAGCCGTCGGGCTCGCGCGCGAGAGTCTGTCGCGCAAGCTGAAGAGCCTGAAGATCGACGTGGATACGGAGCGCGAACGTGGCTAG